GCAGCGGGAGTGTTGCTGGCTTTGCTTTGCACGTGATGACATCGGCTTAACGCCATGCCGGGTTACCCTATCGGTTATGAAAAGACTCAGATCACTATTTTGGGGAGCCTTGGGCCTCCTGTCCTGGGCCATTATGGCTGGTCCCGCGACAGTTGCGGCCGCGGAGTCAGCCTCGGTGCTGGTTTTCGGCGGAACCGGGCGGCTCGGGTCAGAAGTGGTTAAAGCGCTGCTCGAAGACAATCATCGTGTCATGGTGTTTGCCCGGCCGAGCTCCGCCAGGGAGCGGCTCGAGGGGCTTCCCGTCAGTTTCGTGGTCGGGGACGTGCTGGACTCGGGCCAGGTCACGCAGCGGGTTGCGGAAGCGTCGCCTGACGTGATTGTCGACGCGCTCGGACGAGGAGATGCTCCCGTGTCGTTCTATGCTGACAGCGCGCGAAACATCGCGCAGGCAGCGGCAGCCGCCGGGGTGCAACAGCTCATTCTGCATGGCTCGGTGGGTGCCGGCGACAGCGCTGAAGCGTATCCCAGCGGGCAGCTAAGCCGAATGCAGAAGCTGTTCGAAGCCAAGACCGCCGGCGAAAACGCGGTTAGAGACAGCGGGGTACCGTTCACGATTATCCGTCACCTGCGGCTGCTTCGGCACGGCGCCGGCCCGAGCGATGGCCTCGAGCTGGTTGCTGACGAGACTGTCGGAGGTACGGTCAGCCGCGCGGATCTTGGCGCGGTCACGCGGCAGTGTGTGCTTCAGGAGCGCTGCTACAACCAGATCCTGCACGCGAGGTCTGATCGCTAGCCACGCCCTGATCGACGCGGCTAGGCCGGCCGGCTATTTTTCGGTGCTGGCGCGGCAGCCGGTGGGGCAGCACTGTCCCGGCTGTTTCCCCCGCTTGAGCGCGCCGCTGTTGGCTTTTGCGGCGACGCCGCGATCGAGCAGCCGCTCGACGAGCTGCTGGCGTTCTTCCAGCGGGTAGTTGCGGTAGATCTCACGCTTCATGGCCTGTGGCGAACCGCCGCCGTGCAGACTGATCACCGAATACCATCCGCCGGTATCGGAAGCCGTCAGGTCCTGGATCATCCGCGCAACGTCCATCCGCTGCGTGTAGGGCACATCGGGCCTCCCCCGCAGCAGCGTATCCAGATCTCCGGCCACCGCAGGGTTGTGGTCCTCTTCCGGTCCCGGCAGGGCGACCACCAGGCCGCCTGAAACGTCGTGGGCGAGCCGCTGCATGTCGTAAATCTGCGTCGCCAGAAGGAGTTTGCCGACGTTGGCGTAAACCGGTTCGGGCTGCCAGCTGCCTGCCGGATCTTCGATACCGTAGACCGATGACGCCACCCCGCAGGCGAAAAACCCTTCGACAATCTTGATGAGCTCAACCAGATCTTCCCGGATATGCTGCACCCGGGACGGGTCGAGACCGTTGGCCTCCGCCATCAGCACACCGGCGCCGATCAGCAGGTCGCCGAAGCCGGCGCGGGCGCCGATGCAGCTGTGTCGATGGTGGGCAGCGTAGGCCGTGACAAGCTTCTCGGTGTGTTGCCAATGTCCGTCGAGAAAGACTTTGGCATCGGGCACAAACACCTTGTCGAAAAATGCCACGGCGGTCGACTGGCCGAATTTGGCGCTGAATTTGGCGGCCGCCTCACCGGGCCGTCCCGCGGGTCGGGTCACCAAAGTCAGACCCTCTGCATCCACAGGCACCGCGCAGCACAGGGCGTAGTCCGCGTCAGCCTCGGCCATCGTGCGGCAGGGCATGACGAGCAGTTCGTGCATATAAGGCCCGCCCGTAATGATCGCCTTGACGCCGGAAATCACGATCCCGTCCGCGCGGCGTTCTACGACCCGGACATAGCTGTCCGGCGTGCTTTGCGCATGAGGATGGAGCCGTCGATCGCCTTTGCCGTCCGTCATCGCCACGCCCAGCGTTAGGTCTTCATCCTGCACCTGGTGCAGATATTCAAGAAATCGCTGGTGGTGGCCTTCCTCGCTGTTGGCCTGCTCATCCATCGCCCAGGTGGCCTGGTAGAGGGCGTTGAGCGCGTCATGGGTCAGATAGCGCTGCGCGCAGCCGCTCTCCCGACAGACCAGCCGCACGGCCTCAAGCTTGGCCAGGAGATCCTCACTGTGGCGATTGACGTGAAGCATGCGATTGACGGTTTTGCCGCTGGTGTTCTGTTTGGCCAGCATCAGCGCCTGGGCGTCGGTGCAGTGCGCGAGGTCATACGTCACGCCCACGGCGGCAATGCCGGGGGCCAACCGGGGATCGTCAGCGACGCTCGTCACCCGCTCACCCTGGCAGTAGACCCTGGGCGAATAGCGGCGCAGGCTCTCTCGGTAGTCGGCGGCGGTCATCAGCATCAGCGGATCCTCAGGGCCTGCGCCAGCGGCTCCAGCGAAGGGAGCTCGTCCAGGCGCAGCACGAGCTCGCGGATCTCTTCCGCCTGGGCGGCGCTGATCGCGCGCGTTGCGTTGGCCATAAACTTCTCGATGACCTCGTCCGCCGTAATCGGATTTTCGCGGGCGCCGCGATTCACCGGTTGACGGTGCTGCAGCAGACGCCCGTCCTTCAGCCGGATCTCCAGCGCACCGCAGTATTGTTTGGGGTAGGTTGAATCCGGGTCATCGCGATAGCCCACACGGTCGGCGAGGGTGAGTATGTGCGGATCCTCATACGCCTCCGCCGAGAGCTCCTCGAGCGTAAAGCGGCCCTGCAACAGGCACGCGGCAATCAGGTAGTGGATGCTGAACTGAGCCTCGTACGAGCTGGCGGGACGCCGCTTGGCCGCCTCCGGCTCGCAGACTACGTTGACCTGCTTCGGGTGGATGAGCGCGGTCACCGAGTCGATTTGGTTGGGATCAAGGTTGTGCTCGTCACGCAAGGCCAGGGCACAATCGGCGAACGCATGGTTGAAGTGACAGGCCGGATAGGGTTTGAAGGCCACGTCCAGCAGTTCCCACGCTTGCCCCAGCTCCGAGAGGATTTGCTCGGGGTCTACGCCGTGGTGCTCACCCAGGTGCAGGTTAAACAGCGAATGCCTGCCCTCGTACGCCGTGGTTGGGCCGAGAAAGCCGGCACCCGCGAGGCTTGCCGCGGTCAGGCCACAGACGCCGGCCCAGCCGGGATGCATGCGCTTGGTCCAGTCGCCGGCGCTGAGAAACTCCAGGTTGCCGGCCGCCATGCTGAGCGCCACGCCCTGGGCGCGGGCGAGCTGCTCAGCGTCGAGCCCGCTGAGGTAACCGGCGGCGATGGTGGCGCCAAAAGTACCCACAAGGCCGGTAGGGTGGTGGCCTCGCTGCTGAAATCGTCCTTCAGCGAGCTTGCCGATCCGGGCGTCGCACTCCACCGCCAGCACGTAGGCTGCCAGTGCACGCGCGCCGCTTGCCCGCGCCCTCAAGCCAGCTCCCAGCGCCAGAGGCCAGGCGCTGGCCGTGCAGTGCACCACGCTGCCCGCATGGGTGTCGTCATAATCCAGGCCGTGGACCAGGATGCCGTTGAGCAGCACCGCGTCGCGCAGCGGCAGCGTCTGTTTATGGCCGATAACCGGGTAATCGCCTTCGCTGTCCGCCAGCGCCTGAATGCCGTTAGCGGCGGCGCTGGCGAAATCAAAAGTACCGGATGCCAGCGCGATACCGCAGGCGTCCAGGATGCACAGACGAGCATGCTGCACGACGTCGTCCGGCACGCCGGCAAGGTTGAAGGTCAGGGCAAAGTCGGCGAGACGGTCCGCGACGGTGGCTGCCGTGGACGATTCTGCGGGTTTGAGAACGGCGCTCATGGCCTGCGCGCTCCTGGCTAGAGAACTCGTTTGGAGTTTACTTTAAAATGTCCGGACATTATACGGAGCCCCGCCATGAAGCCTCTTGAAGGTCTACGGGTACTGGATATCGCCACCTATATCGCTTCTCCCTACTGCGCCACGCTGCTGGCCGAGTTTGGCGCCGAGGTGATCAAGATCGAGCTGCCAGGCAGCGGAGAGCCGATGCGAAACTTCGGCACGCGCACCGCCTGCGGGGAAACGCTCGTGTGGCTGAGCGAAG
The Pseudomonadota bacterium DNA segment above includes these coding regions:
- a CDS encoding 4-hydroxyphenylacetate 3-hydroxylase N-terminal domain-containing protein, with protein sequence MLMTAADYRESLRRYSPRVYCQGERVTSVADDPRLAPGIAAVGVTYDLAHCTDAQALMLAKQNTSGKTVNRMLHVNRHSEDLLAKLEAVRLVCRESGCAQRYLTHDALNALYQATWAMDEQANSEEGHHQRFLEYLHQVQDEDLTLGVAMTDGKGDRRLHPHAQSTPDSYVRVVERRADGIVISGVKAIITGGPYMHELLVMPCRTMAEADADYALCCAVPVDAEGLTLVTRPAGRPGEAAAKFSAKFGQSTAVAFFDKVFVPDAKVFLDGHWQHTEKLVTAYAAHHRHSCIGARAGFGDLLIGAGVLMAEANGLDPSRVQHIREDLVELIKIVEGFFACGVASSVYGIEDPAGSWQPEPVYANVGKLLLATQIYDMQRLAHDVSGGLVVALPGPEEDHNPAVAGDLDTLLRGRPDVPYTQRMDVARMIQDLTASDTGGWYSVISLHGGGSPQAMKREIYRNYPLEERQQLVERLLDRGVAAKANSGALKRGKQPGQCCPTGCRASTEK
- a CDS encoding MmgE/PrpD family protein, which encodes MSAVLKPAESSTAATVADRLADFALTFNLAGVPDDVVQHARLCILDACGIALASGTFDFASAAANGIQALADSEGDYPVIGHKQTLPLRDAVLLNGILVHGLDYDDTHAGSVVHCTASAWPLALGAGLRARASGARALAAYVLAVECDARIGKLAEGRFQQRGHHPTGLVGTFGATIAAGYLSGLDAEQLARAQGVALSMAAGNLEFLSAGDWTKRMHPGWAGVCGLTAASLAGAGFLGPTTAYEGRHSLFNLHLGEHHGVDPEQILSELGQAWELLDVAFKPYPACHFNHAFADCALALRDEHNLDPNQIDSVTALIHPKQVNVVCEPEAAKRRPASSYEAQFSIHYLIAACLLQGRFTLEELSAEAYEDPHILTLADRVGYRDDPDSTYPKQYCGALEIRLKDGRLLQHRQPVNRGARENPITADEVIEKFMANATRAISAAQAEEIRELVLRLDELPSLEPLAQALRIR
- a CDS encoding NAD(P)H-binding protein; translation: MKRLRSLFWGALGLLSWAIMAGPATVAAAESASVLVFGGTGRLGSEVVKALLEDNHRVMVFARPSSARERLEGLPVSFVVGDVLDSGQVTQRVAEASPDVIVDALGRGDAPVSFYADSARNIAQAAAAAGVQQLILHGSVGAGDSAEAYPSGQLSRMQKLFEAKTAGENAVRDSGVPFTIIRHLRLLRHGAGPSDGLELVADETVGGTVSRADLGAVTRQCVLQERCYNQILHARSDR